The Citrifermentans bemidjiense Bem genome window below encodes:
- a CDS encoding CgeB family protein, producing the protein MRILVAGDWHSDLHEEAVYRAFAALGHEPYRFSWHQYFKGAGTGLIGQFTGVAGRIQNRLIAGPLISRLNLDFIAAVLEVRPELIFVYRGTHISKDALKTIKEGLPGTVLVGYNNDDPFAQGHSRLLWRHFLAAVPAYDLMLAYRLHNLEDFRRAGARRVELLRSWYIPERNRPVKLTSHEAEQFSSDVVFAGHYEADGRDLLLEGIVHEEGVRFRLFGPEWQHVVKRSPVLARLAPIVPLLGDEYNKALCGAKIALCLLSKLNRDTYTRRCFEIPAAGTFMLAEHSDDLGALFREGKEAEFFRSTGELIEKIRHYLRHDAEREAVAAAGRARVVADGHDVVSRMRTLLAKI; encoded by the coding sequence GTGAGAATCCTAGTAGCCGGCGACTGGCACTCGGACCTGCACGAGGAGGCGGTCTACCGTGCCTTTGCCGCACTCGGGCACGAGCCGTACCGCTTTTCTTGGCATCAGTACTTCAAAGGGGCAGGTACAGGTCTTATAGGACAGTTCACCGGCGTCGCTGGGAGGATCCAGAACCGGCTCATAGCAGGGCCCCTGATCTCCCGACTGAACCTTGACTTCATCGCTGCGGTTCTTGAAGTGCGCCCCGAGTTGATCTTCGTCTACCGCGGCACGCACATCTCCAAGGATGCGCTCAAGACGATCAAAGAAGGGCTCCCGGGGACGGTGCTCGTGGGGTACAACAACGACGATCCCTTCGCCCAGGGACACTCCCGGCTGCTATGGCGGCATTTTCTGGCCGCGGTGCCAGCCTACGACCTGATGCTTGCCTACCGGTTGCACAATCTGGAGGACTTCAGACGGGCAGGTGCGCGCCGGGTTGAGTTGCTCCGGTCCTGGTATATCCCGGAGCGGAACAGGCCAGTTAAGCTGACCTCTCACGAGGCCGAGCAGTTCTCCAGCGATGTGGTTTTTGCCGGGCATTACGAGGCGGACGGCCGCGACCTTTTGTTGGAAGGGATCGTTCACGAGGAGGGGGTGCGTTTCCGGCTCTTCGGCCCAGAGTGGCAGCACGTGGTCAAGCGCTCGCCGGTTTTGGCGCGCCTTGCACCGATAGTGCCGCTGCTAGGCGATGAATATAACAAGGCCCTCTGCGGGGCGAAGATCGCACTCTGCCTCCTCTCGAAGCTGAATCGTGACACGTATACTAGGCGATGTTTTGAGATTCCGGCAGCCGGGACGTTCATGCTCGCCGAGCATTCCGACGACTTGGGTGCGCTGTTTCGGGAGGGGAAGGAGGCAGAGTTCTTTCGTTCTACCGGCGAACTTATTGAGAAGATCAGGCACTACCTGCGACACGATGCTGAGCGGGAGGCCGTGGCTGCGGCGGGGAGGGCACGCGTGGTCGCGGATGGCCACGACGTGGTATCGCGCATGCGAACCCTCCTGGCAAAAATCTGA
- a CDS encoding methyltransferase domain-containing protein, which translates to MLDAYQETQERHWVPLVVDRPTVLGFVEHLPFKDKAFDFVIASHVLEHSTDPARFLSELQRVAKAGYIEVPDAFMERINPYRDHRLEITVRSGKLIIRKKPDWRSDPELVELYEHRVKAVVTRQTMPHSPFDFHVRFYWKDTIDFEVLNEEVSLDWEPPQGGQRAPQRLGVRHHAGQLALKFARNFLSQKKRNGSIELMRLLACPTCGGTIKKEGGKELICASCSARYQVKQEIPHMYQSAQTAI; encoded by the coding sequence TTGCTGGATGCCTACCAGGAGACGCAGGAGCGGCACTGGGTGCCGCTGGTCGTGGACCGTCCGACCGTTTTGGGGTTTGTTGAGCACCTCCCTTTCAAGGACAAGGCGTTCGACTTTGTCATCGCTTCCCATGTCCTCGAGCACTCAACCGACCCGGCTCGCTTCCTGTCGGAACTTCAGCGCGTGGCTAAGGCAGGATACATTGAGGTCCCCGACGCCTTCATGGAAAGGATCAACCCGTACCGTGACCATCGCCTCGAGATAACGGTTAGGAGCGGAAAGCTTATCATCCGCAAGAAGCCCGACTGGCGCTCAGACCCTGAGTTGGTCGAACTCTATGAGCACAGGGTGAAAGCCGTCGTCACCCGCCAAACCATGCCCCACAGCCCGTTTGACTTCCACGTCAGGTTCTACTGGAAGGACACGATCGACTTCGAGGTTCTCAACGAAGAGGTCTCCTTGGACTGGGAACCGCCTCAGGGTGGGCAGCGCGCTCCCCAACGGTTGGGGGTGCGGCATCATGCCGGGCAGCTCGCTCTGAAGTTTGCCCGGAACTTCCTGTCACAGAAGAAAAGGAATGGCTCTATCGAGCTGATGCGGCTTCTCGCTTGTCCCACCTGTGGCGGCACAATCAAGAAGGAGGGTGGGAAAGAATTGATCTGTGCCAGTTGCTCCGCGCGCTACCAGGTTAAGCAGGAAATCCCCCACATGTACCAATCGGCTCAAACTGCGATATGA
- a CDS encoding glycosyltransferase family 4 protein, translating to MIVVGVDASNIRAGGGITHLGQLLAAADLEALGVRVLVWGGAYTLGCLPDRSRLEKLHVQLLDRTLPVRMAWQRWMLPRCLAQHSCDVLFSPGGTLPTAPGLPCVVMSQNLLPFEPAEARRFGASFMRVKMLLLRASQKRSFEQAQGTIFLTRYAHDTVRAQLDRAPGKVAIIPHGIEERFFGGLKCRGESFSPSRPLRLLYVSIVDVYKHQWHVAEAVAALRLKGVPLWVEFVGPCYRPAGKRLADAIRRLDPAGEFLKYTGPLSFERLEEKYQKADAFVFASSCENLPNILLEAMATGLPIACSGSGPMPEVLGEGGVYFNPERPEEIAQAIMRLYQDGALRTRLALQARQAARSFSWERCARETFSFIAQVACGNGR from the coding sequence GTGATTGTCGTCGGCGTGGATGCCTCGAATATTAGGGCCGGGGGCGGGATAACGCATCTGGGGCAGCTTTTGGCCGCCGCAGACCTAGAGGCGCTCGGGGTGCGGGTGCTGGTCTGGGGCGGGGCCTACACGCTGGGGTGCCTACCGGACCGTAGCAGGTTGGAGAAGCTGCACGTGCAGCTTCTGGACCGGACACTGCCGGTACGGATGGCGTGGCAGCGGTGGATGCTTCCCCGCTGCCTGGCACAGCATTCATGCGACGTACTTTTTTCCCCCGGAGGAACGCTCCCGACGGCGCCCGGGCTCCCCTGCGTCGTGATGTCCCAGAACCTCCTCCCATTCGAGCCAGCGGAAGCGCGCCGCTTCGGCGCCAGTTTCATGAGAGTGAAGATGCTGCTTTTGCGTGCCAGCCAAAAGCGCTCCTTCGAGCAGGCCCAAGGCACCATCTTCCTGACCCGCTACGCGCACGATACGGTACGGGCCCAACTTGACAGGGCACCGGGGAAGGTTGCCATCATACCTCACGGCATAGAGGAGCGTTTCTTCGGGGGGCTGAAATGCAGGGGGGAAAGTTTTTCGCCGTCGCGCCCCTTACGCCTGCTCTACGTTTCCATTGTGGACGTCTACAAGCACCAGTGGCATGTGGCCGAAGCGGTAGCCGCGCTCCGCCTCAAAGGGGTGCCTCTGTGGGTCGAGTTCGTCGGTCCCTGCTACCGTCCGGCCGGCAAGCGACTCGCCGACGCCATTAGACGTCTCGATCCCGCAGGGGAGTTCCTCAAATACACGGGGCCGCTCTCGTTCGAGCGGTTGGAGGAGAAGTATCAGAAAGCTGATGCCTTCGTCTTCGCCTCCAGCTGTGAAAACCTCCCTAATATCCTTCTAGAGGCGATGGCTACGGGGCTTCCCATCGCCTGCTCCGGCAGCGGACCGATGCCGGAGGTCCTCGGGGAAGGGGGGGTCTATTTCAACCCGGAGAGGCCCGAGGAGATCGCACAGGCGATCATGCGTCTTTATCAGGACGGGGCACTGCGGACACGCCTCGCGCTGCAGGCCCGTCAAGCGGCTCGATCATTTTCCTGGGAGCGTTGCGCCCGGGAGACTTTTTCGTTTATCGCGCAGGTAGCCTGTGGTAACGGGCGGTAG
- a CDS encoding polysaccharide biosynthesis protein, producing MFSGKTLLITGGTGSFGNAVLRRFLHTDIKEIRVFSRDEKKQEDMRIGLNNGKVKFYIGDVRAFDGINAALHGVDFVFHAAALKQVPSCEFYPMEAVRTNVLGTENVLNAALQSGVKKVITLSTDKAVYPINAMGISKAMMEKLMVAKARMTDVSRTIFSGTRYGNVMASRGSVIPLFVKQIKEGKPLTVTDPNMTRFLMSLDDAVDLVLYGFSNARQGDIFVQKAPASTILDLAVAVKELFDANNEIRIIGTRHGEKLYETLLTREELAKAEDMGDYFRILPDDRDLNYGKYFTEGEEKVSTIDDYNSHNTQRLSVAEIKEKLLKLDYIRGELEGRA from the coding sequence ATGTTTTCTGGCAAGACCCTGCTCATCACCGGCGGCACCGGATCCTTTGGGAACGCAGTGCTACGACGCTTTCTGCACACCGACATCAAAGAGATCCGCGTTTTCAGCCGCGACGAGAAAAAGCAGGAGGACATGCGCATCGGGCTGAACAACGGCAAGGTGAAGTTCTATATCGGCGACGTGCGTGCCTTTGATGGTATTAACGCTGCTTTGCATGGAGTCGACTTCGTGTTTCATGCCGCGGCTCTTAAGCAGGTTCCTTCCTGCGAGTTTTACCCGATGGAGGCGGTACGGACCAACGTGCTGGGGACCGAAAACGTCCTCAATGCCGCGCTGCAAAGCGGGGTGAAGAAGGTCATCACCCTCAGCACCGATAAGGCGGTCTACCCCATCAACGCCATGGGTATCTCCAAAGCGATGATGGAGAAACTCATGGTCGCCAAGGCGCGCATGACCGACGTGAGCAGGACGATATTTTCCGGCACGCGCTACGGCAACGTGATGGCTTCCCGTGGCTCCGTCATCCCGCTTTTCGTGAAGCAGATAAAAGAGGGCAAGCCACTCACCGTTACCGATCCCAATATGACCCGGTTCCTGATGTCCCTTGACGATGCTGTCGACCTTGTCCTCTACGGTTTCAGCAATGCCAGGCAAGGGGACATATTCGTGCAAAAGGCACCCGCCTCCACCATACTGGACCTGGCAGTGGCGGTGAAGGAGTTGTTCGACGCGAACAACGAAATCCGCATCATCGGCACGAGGCACGGAGAGAAGTTGTACGAGACCCTGCTCACGCGCGAGGAACTTGCCAAGGCCGAAGACATGGGTGACTACTTCAGGATTCTTCCTGATGACAGGGACCTGAACTACGGCAAGTACTTCACCGAAGGCGAGGAGAAGGTGTCAACCATCGACGACTACAACTCCCACAACACCCAGAGGTTGTCCGTGGCAGAGATCAAGGAAAAGCTCTTGAAGCTCGACTACATTCGCGGCGAACTGGAGGGGAGGGCATGA
- a CDS encoding polysaccharide biosynthesis C-terminal domain-containing protein — translation MRKVLITGSNGFIGKNLAASLAHLEGVEVHGVDVECEQESLTELVVEADFIFHLAGVNRPQQVEEFAIGNTGSTEGVVAILKRHGRKTPLLISSSIQAAQDNPYGVSKRRAEEVVAAYGRDTGARVYLYRLPNVFGKWCRPNYNSAVATFCHNIANDLPIQVNDPSVVMNLVYVDDVVRAFAADLNGRLPAAEGFCKVEPVHTAQLGEIADMIGSFKRSREERSIPNLADQLSKKLYSTYLSFLPTDRFSYPLKMNVDDRGSFTEFIKTADRGQVSVNISRPGITKGNHWHHTKNEKFLVVSGEGVIRFRKVGTEEIIEYPVSGAKLEVVDIPTGYTHNISNIGANEMVTVMWCNELFDPERPDTYFETVECGA, via the coding sequence ATGAGGAAGGTCCTCATCACCGGATCGAATGGCTTCATCGGCAAGAACCTCGCGGCTTCCCTGGCACACCTGGAGGGAGTCGAGGTTCACGGGGTTGATGTGGAGTGCGAGCAGGAGAGCCTCACCGAGCTGGTTGTCGAAGCCGACTTCATCTTCCATCTCGCCGGAGTAAACCGCCCGCAGCAGGTGGAGGAGTTCGCCATCGGAAACACCGGCAGCACCGAGGGTGTGGTAGCCATCCTGAAGAGACACGGCAGGAAAACACCGCTTCTCATCTCATCCTCCATCCAAGCGGCGCAGGACAACCCCTACGGCGTCAGCAAGCGCCGCGCGGAGGAGGTGGTCGCAGCCTACGGCCGCGACACCGGGGCCCGCGTGTACCTGTACCGGCTCCCTAACGTCTTCGGGAAGTGGTGCCGCCCCAACTACAACAGCGCGGTCGCCACCTTCTGCCACAACATCGCGAACGACCTCCCCATTCAGGTCAACGACCCGTCGGTAGTCATGAATCTCGTCTACGTGGACGATGTGGTGCGCGCCTTTGCCGCAGACCTGAACGGCCGTCTTCCGGCAGCGGAGGGGTTTTGCAAGGTGGAGCCGGTCCATACGGCGCAACTCGGCGAAATCGCCGATATGATCGGTTCGTTCAAGCGGAGCCGTGAGGAAAGGAGCATCCCCAACCTCGCCGACCAGCTGTCAAAGAAGCTCTACAGCACCTACCTGAGCTTCTTGCCTACCGATCGCTTCAGCTATCCGTTGAAGATGAATGTCGATGACCGGGGCTCCTTCACCGAATTCATCAAAACCGCGGACAGGGGACAGGTCTCGGTCAATATCTCCAGGCCGGGGATTACCAAGGGGAACCACTGGCACCACACCAAGAACGAGAAGTTCCTGGTTGTGAGCGGCGAAGGGGTGATCCGCTTCCGCAAGGTCGGCACCGAAGAGATCATCGAGTACCCGGTGAGCGGGGCCAAGCTGGAGGTGGTCGACATCCCCACCGGTTACACTCACAACATCAGCAACATCGGCGCCAACGAAATGGTGACCGTGATGTGGTGCAACGAGCTGTTCGACCCGGAGCGGCCCGATACTTATTTCGAAACTGTGGAGTGTGGTGCATGA
- the wecB gene encoding non-hydrolyzing UDP-N-acetylglucosamine 2-epimerase, protein MKKIRVMTVVGTRPEIIRLSRVMAKLDQHADHILVHTGQNYDYELNEIFFHDLGVRKPDHFLDAAGANAAETIGQLIIKVDQVLEKEKPEALLVLGDTNSCLAALPAKRRKIPIFHMEAGNRCFDQRVPEETNRKIVDHISDINMTYSSIAREYLLREGLPPDRIIKTGSPMFEVLNSYMQKIDASDVLTRLGLARGDYFVVSAHREENVDSEVNLVKLAAILNGIAERYGKRVIVSTHPRTRKRFEEKGLSFHEKVELLKPLGFSDYVHLQKHAFAVLSDSGTITEESSILNFPALNIREAHERPEGMEEASVMMTGLEPDRVLQGLEILQSQERGEVRSLRPVFDYSMPNVSDKVLRIIISYTDYVNRVVWRKELK, encoded by the coding sequence ATGAAAAAGATCAGAGTAATGACGGTCGTCGGCACGAGGCCTGAGATCATACGCCTTTCCCGCGTTATGGCGAAGCTGGACCAGCATGCCGATCACATATTGGTGCACACCGGGCAAAACTATGACTATGAGCTGAACGAGATCTTCTTTCACGACTTGGGTGTCAGAAAGCCTGACCATTTCCTGGATGCGGCCGGTGCCAACGCCGCGGAGACTATCGGTCAGCTGATCATAAAGGTGGACCAGGTACTAGAGAAGGAGAAGCCTGAAGCGCTCCTGGTCCTCGGGGACACGAACAGCTGCCTCGCCGCGCTGCCGGCCAAGCGGCGCAAGATCCCGATCTTTCACATGGAGGCGGGCAACCGCTGCTTTGATCAGAGGGTGCCGGAGGAGACCAACCGCAAGATAGTTGACCACATCTCCGACATCAATATGACTTACAGCTCTATAGCGCGCGAGTACCTTTTGCGCGAGGGACTGCCGCCGGACCGGATCATCAAAACCGGGAGCCCGATGTTCGAGGTGCTGAATTCCTACATGCAAAAGATTGATGCCTCCGACGTTCTCACCCGGCTGGGACTTGCTCGCGGCGACTACTTCGTGGTCAGCGCCCACCGCGAAGAGAACGTTGATTCTGAGGTGAACCTCGTCAAATTGGCTGCCATCCTGAACGGCATTGCCGAGCGCTACGGGAAAAGGGTTATAGTCTCTACCCATCCCAGGACCCGCAAACGTTTCGAGGAGAAGGGGCTTTCCTTCCACGAGAAGGTGGAGCTCCTGAAGCCGCTCGGCTTCTCGGACTACGTCCACCTGCAAAAGCACGCCTTCGCCGTCCTCTCTGACAGCGGCACCATCACTGAGGAGTCATCCATCCTCAATTTCCCGGCTCTGAATATTCGCGAGGCGCACGAGCGCCCCGAGGGGATGGAGGAGGCATCGGTGATGATGACCGGGCTGGAACCGGACCGGGTGCTGCAGGGGCTGGAGATCCTGCAGAGCCAGGAGCGGGGTGAGGTCAGAAGCCTGCGCCCGGTGTTCGACTACTCCATGCCCAACGTGTCCGACAAGGTGTTGCGCATCATCATCAGCTACACCGACTACGTGAACCGGGTGGTGTGGCGCAAGGAGCTGAAGTAA
- a CDS encoding glycosyltransferase family 4 protein — protein sequence MHVLVVTQYFWPENFKINDVVKGLVERGHKVTVLTALPNYPDGSFFKGYRFWGPWSDEYDGARVVRVPILPRGRASGARLALNYLSFVLAASILGPLRCRDRYDVAFIFEPSPVTVALPALFMKRLRGIPVLFWVQDLWPESLAAAGAVVPPFILGAVGKLVSFIYEGCDRILVTSRAFVGPVLQYVVDRGQVRYFPQYGEDAYAVVNLAGDAPERGKIPEGFVVMFAGNIGAAQDFETILGAAQRLRNHKDIHFVIIGDGRMRKWVDEEVAKMELQETFHLLGRYPLEAMAGFFSLADAMLVTLKKEPIFSLTIPAKIQSYLACGRPIVAALDGEGARVIEEAAAGFCCPTEDPSALANAILKMRHTPLEQRRGMGERGLRYYNENFDRTILLDRLEAWMEELRAVDNRDVVQ from the coding sequence ATGCATGTATTGGTAGTGACACAGTATTTTTGGCCTGAAAACTTCAAAATCAACGATGTTGTAAAAGGGCTTGTCGAACGTGGGCACAAAGTAACGGTGCTGACGGCACTGCCCAACTACCCGGATGGCAGCTTCTTTAAGGGATATCGCTTCTGGGGGCCGTGGTCCGATGAGTATGACGGAGCGCGAGTGGTTCGTGTGCCGATATTGCCTCGTGGCCGAGCCTCAGGAGCCCGCCTGGCGCTCAACTATCTCTCCTTCGTGCTGGCGGCTTCGATCTTGGGACCGCTGCGGTGCCGTGACCGCTACGACGTTGCGTTTATTTTTGAGCCGTCTCCGGTGACGGTCGCTCTCCCGGCGCTGTTTATGAAGCGACTTAGGGGGATTCCGGTGCTGTTCTGGGTGCAGGATCTCTGGCCGGAGAGTCTTGCCGCGGCAGGTGCGGTCGTGCCACCCTTCATCCTTGGAGCAGTGGGAAAACTGGTGAGCTTCATATACGAGGGGTGTGACCGTATTCTGGTCACCTCCCGGGCTTTCGTAGGACCGGTGTTGCAGTACGTCGTGGACAGGGGACAGGTTCGCTATTTCCCGCAGTATGGGGAGGACGCCTATGCTGTCGTAAATCTTGCTGGCGACGCTCCTGAAAGGGGCAAAATCCCGGAGGGCTTCGTCGTCATGTTTGCGGGTAACATCGGCGCCGCCCAAGATTTCGAGACCATTCTGGGCGCTGCGCAGCGCCTTCGGAACCATAAGGACATTCATTTCGTAATCATCGGCGATGGCAGGATGCGCAAATGGGTGGATGAAGAAGTTGCTAAGATGGAACTTCAAGAGACCTTTCATCTGCTTGGGCGTTACCCCCTGGAAGCTATGGCGGGTTTCTTCTCTCTGGCGGACGCGATGCTGGTGACCTTGAAGAAGGAACCCATCTTCTCCCTTACTATCCCGGCCAAGATCCAGTCGTACCTCGCCTGCGGCAGACCAATTGTTGCTGCGCTGGACGGGGAGGGGGCACGGGTCATTGAGGAGGCTGCCGCCGGATTCTGCTGTCCAACGGAAGACCCTTCGGCCTTGGCCAATGCCATCCTGAAGATGCGGCATACCCCGTTGGAGCAGCGCCGGGGCATGGGAGAGCGTGGTCTCAGGTACTATAATGAAAACTTCGACCGCACCATCCTCCTCGACCGGCTGGAGGCGTGGATGGAGGAACTGAGGGCGGTCGACAACAGGGACGTGGTGCAATAA
- a CDS encoding UDP-glucose 4-epimerase family protein has protein sequence MRVLVTGATGFVGCMLCRRLIAEGTEVRGTLLPSEDPKCLQQGVLPVTVEPLSGHTSWSHALAGIDTIIHLAARVHIMDDPAADPLVEFRRVNVEGTVRLAREAAQSGVKRLVFVSSVKVNGEETADPYCADSLPAPTDPYGISKWEAEQAIRKIEAETGLEVVVVRPTLVYGPGVKANFLNMLNVVSLGIPLPLASIANRRSLIYVGNLADALATCASHPTAAGKTFLVSDDDDVSTPELIRRTAKALDAPVRLVPFPPGLMLCAASVTGKTGAVTRLTGSLTVDISSIKELLGWQPSFSMDEGLRETAQWFKRQRKERWNA, from the coding sequence ATGAGAGTTTTGGTTACCGGAGCCACTGGATTTGTTGGCTGTATGCTGTGCAGGAGGCTCATCGCCGAAGGAACGGAGGTTCGCGGTACGTTGCTGCCGTCTGAAGACCCGAAGTGTTTGCAGCAAGGCGTACTCCCGGTGACTGTTGAACCACTCAGCGGCCACACGTCATGGAGCCATGCCCTGGCGGGCATTGACACGATAATCCATCTGGCGGCGCGGGTGCATATCATGGACGATCCAGCGGCGGATCCGCTGGTAGAGTTTCGCCGGGTGAATGTCGAGGGAACCGTCCGCCTGGCTAGGGAAGCCGCGCAGTCGGGGGTGAAGAGGCTTGTATTTGTCAGCTCCGTCAAAGTGAATGGCGAAGAAACGGCGGATCCTTATTGTGCCGATTCCCTCCCTGCCCCCACCGACCCGTACGGCATCAGCAAATGGGAGGCCGAACAGGCCATCCGGAAGATAGAGGCTGAAACCGGTTTGGAGGTCGTCGTGGTGAGACCGACCCTCGTCTACGGTCCCGGGGTCAAGGCCAACTTCCTCAACATGCTGAACGTGGTGAGCCTAGGGATCCCACTTCCGCTGGCAAGTATCGCTAACAGGCGCAGCCTGATCTATGTCGGCAATCTCGCTGACGCCCTTGCGACCTGCGCTTCGCATCCAACTGCAGCAGGAAAGACGTTCCTGGTCAGTGATGACGACGATGTCTCTACGCCGGAGTTGATCAGAAGGACAGCAAAGGCTCTGGATGCGCCGGTGCGGCTCGTACCGTTTCCTCCTGGGCTTATGTTGTGCGCAGCCAGCGTCACCGGGAAAACCGGCGCCGTGACTCGGCTCACTGGGTCGCTTACGGTGGATATCAGCAGCATCAAAGAACTGCTCGGGTGGCAGCCGTCGTTTTCCATGGATGAGGGTTTGCGGGAGACGGCTCAATGGTTCAAGAGACAACGGAAGGAAAGGTGGAATGCATGA
- a CDS encoding sugar transferase, whose amino-acid sequence MKRTFDFVLSFLLLACLGVPMLLIALLVKLTSPGPVLYWSDRVGRCNVIFRMPKFRSMRVDTPAVATHLLTNPDQFLTPIGKFLRKSSLDELPQLLSILTGNMSFVGPRPALFNQDDLIELRTRKGVHLITPGLTGWAQVNGRDELLIPVKVEFDSYYVQNSSFLFDLRIIFLTLVKVLKTDGVQH is encoded by the coding sequence ATGAAAAGAACCTTCGATTTTGTGTTGTCTTTTTTGCTGCTTGCCTGTCTCGGTGTTCCAATGCTTCTGATCGCCCTGCTGGTGAAGCTGACTTCGCCGGGGCCGGTTCTGTACTGGTCCGATAGGGTGGGAAGGTGCAACGTCATCTTTAGGATGCCAAAGTTCCGCAGCATGCGCGTCGACACTCCTGCTGTTGCCACCCACCTGCTCACCAATCCGGACCAGTTCCTTACACCGATCGGGAAGTTCCTTAGGAAGTCTAGTTTGGATGAACTGCCGCAACTTCTGAGTATACTGACGGGGAACATGAGCTTCGTCGGCCCCCGGCCGGCGCTCTTCAACCAGGATGACCTCATCGAACTGAGGACCCGTAAGGGTGTTCATCTCATTACCCCTGGCCTGACTGGCTGGGCCCAAGTGAACGGCAGGGATGAGCTTCTCATACCGGTCAAGGTCGAGTTCGATTCCTACTACGTTCAAAACAGCAGTTTCCTTTTCGACCTTCGCATCATCTTTCTTACTTTGGTTAAGGTACTTAAAACAGATGGGGTGCAGCACTGA